In Pseudomonas abieticivorans, the genomic window GTTGGCCGCCAGGGGTGGAACGAGCGGTGGGCAGGTGGGCGGCTTCAAATTCTTGCGGGGTGCGCACGTCGAACAGGTAGGTGGTGCGCGTGGGCTCTTGCTGCCAGCGTTGCCAGTCGGACAGGTTGGCGCGCAGCACGCCAGCGCGATCGGCCACCTGGCGAGCATCGCTTTGTGCCTGGCGCTGGGTGTCGGCCGACGTGGCGGCAAAGCGCCGGGCCTGGCCGTGCTCCAGGGTTTGCCCGGCCAACAGCCAGCCAATGGTGCCGTTGCGCAGGGCGGCGATGGGGTTGGGCAGGCCGGCGTTGATCAGCGATTGCGTGCCGATCAGGCTGCGAGTGCGCCCGGCGCAGTTGACGATGATGCGGGTGGCCGGGTCTGGCGCCAGTTCACGGGCGCGCAGCACCAGTTCAGCCCCCGGCACGCTGATGCCGGTGGGGATGCTCATGGTCTGGTATTCGTCGAAGCGGCGGGCGTCGAGCACCACCACGTCGGCCTTTTCATCGATCAGTGCCTTGACCTGCTCGGCGCTCAGCGACGGGGTGTGGCGTTCGTATTCCACCAACTCGCCAAAGGCCTTGCTGGGCACGTTGACGTCGATGAACAGCTCGCCACCTGCGCTTCGCCAACCCTCAAGGCCGCCTTCCAGCAGCGCCAGGTTGCCGTAGCCAAGCGCCTTGAGCCGCTCGATGGCCTGTTGGGCCAGGCCTTCGCCGTTGTCATACACGGTGATGGCGGTATTTAGCCTGGGGATGCGTGGGTAGGCTTCGACTTCAAGCTTGGACAAGGGCAGGTTGGCGGCGAACAGCGGGTGGGCCTCGGCGAACGGCGCCTCTTCGCGCACGTCGATCAGGGCCACTTCTTCACGCGCCAGCAGGGCACGACGGATATCGGCGAAGGAACGGTACGGGGTTTGGCTCATGGGGCAGGGTTCTCTTTGGACAGGTCCCAGATGTTGGGTAACACGCGATTTGAATAACCGGAAATGAACAGCTTTTCACTGCCGTCGGGTTGATAGACCGCCCGGTGCACTGCGCCGATGTTGGCGCCGTACACGTGGATGCTGATGGACACCTGGTCGCTGAACGCATTGCTGACCTGGTGGATGTCGCCAATGCGTGGCGAGACCGCTTCAACCTGGCCCGGCGACAGGCGCACCCGCTTGCCCTCGGGCAGGATACTGCCGTCTGGATGGCGCGCGAAGCCCTGGGAATATTCGGCGCCGCGCAACATGCCGATCAGGCCCCACACCCGGTGGTCGTGGATGGGCGTCTGCTGGCCCGGGCCCCAGACGAAACTGACGATGGAAAAGCGCTGGCGCGAGTCGGCATGCAGCAAGAACTGCTGGTAGCGCTCGGGGTTTGGCTGGGCGAAATCGTCGGGCAGCCAATCATCGTGGCTGACCAACTCACCAAGCAGTTCGCCGCCGCGGTGCAGGGCGGCCTCTTCCTCGGGGTGCCGGTCGAGCAACTCGGCCAGCGCCCCGATAAAGTGGCGAAGGCGCTGTGGGTTTAGGGCTGTGGCCATGTTCAGGCAACCTTGTGCTGACGCTGGGCGACCAACTGGCGGGTCAATGGAATCAGTGTTCTGCCGTAATCGATGGCGTCCTCGAGTGGGTCGAAACCGCGTATCAAGAAGGTGGTGATACCCAGATCATAATAGTCGAGCAGGGCTTCAGCGACTTGTTCCGGGGTGCCCACCAGTGAAGTGGAGTTGCCTTGGGCGCCCAGCAAGCCCGCGATGCCGGTCCACAGGCGTTTGTCCAGGCGCGAGCCTTGGGCGGCAGCGGCCAGCAAACGGCGCGAGCCTTCGTTCGCCGGCTCGCGGCGCACAAAACCGCGTTGCTCGGCCAGGGTGGTGGCCTTTTGCAGAATGCTGTCGGCACGGGCCCAGGCTTTTTCCTCGGTCTGGGCCAGAATCGGCCGCAGGCTCAGGCTGAAGCGAATGGTGCGGCCGTGCTTGGCGGCTTCGGCGCGCACCTGGGCGACGATCTCGCGCACCTGCTCATAGGTTTCGCCCCACAGCGCGTAGACGTCGGCGTGCTTGCCGGCCACCTTGATCGCCGCCTGCGAAGAGCCGCCGAAGTACAGCGGGATCGGTTGTTCGGTCTTCACCGCCGAATGGGCGCCTTCGAACTGGTAGTACTCACCGCTGTAGTCAAAGGGGGTAGGGCTGGTCCATTCCTTGCGCAGCACCTCCAGGTATTCGTCGGTGCGCGCATAACGCTCCTCTTTGCCCAGGAAGCTGCCGTCGCCACGCAGTTCCTTGTCGTCACCGCCGGTGATGATATGCACCGCCGTGCGCCCGCCATTGAGCACGTCCAGGGTGGCAAATTGGCGGGCGGCCAGGGTCGGGGCGGCAAAACCTGGGCGGTGGGCGATCAGAAACTGCAGCCGCTCGGTCACGCTGGCAGCGTGGGAAGCGATCAGGGTACTGTCGGGGCTGTTGGAGTGGAACGCTATCAACGCACGGTCGAAACCGGCTTGTTCATGGGCGCGCGCGACCTTTTCGACGTACTCGCGCTGCAGCACGGGGCCGCTCGGGGGGTGGATCTCGGACCCGTGCTGGCCGCCGATGTAACCGATGAATTCGATGCTCATGGGATCTTCCTCATACCATTCTTGAAAGGTCACCTCCGCCGGGCAAGGGGTCGGATCTATGGTGATCAAGGTATGTGTATAAGGAATGGGTGTGAAATTCTTTTTGGTTCTAAGTTAATTATGAAATAACTGAATTATCAATTTTATTGAATATCAGGTAATTGCATTATAACCCTAGGCGCTTTCGGTATTTCACGAACGCCTGGGGGCTACCTAGGATGAGCTCTGTTTTTAATCGTACAGGCAGGAGCCTTATGACCCAGACCTCAGCCAATTCACCGCCCGGCTACCTCAGCATAACGCGCAGCACCGCCGAGGCCGAGCGCCTGCGCGCCACGCGCCACTGGAAGGTTCCGGATTTCGTGCTGCGCATTATCAGCCCCATTGCGTTGTTGTTGCTGTGGGAGGCGGCTTCGCGATTGGGCTGGATCCCCAGCCGCGTGATCGCCGCGCCCTCGCAGATCGGCGATACCTTGTGGGCCATGATCGTGTCGGGGGAGCTGGGCAAGCACCTCTGGGTATCACTGCAGCGGGCCATGCTGGGCTTGGCCATTGGGGTGAGCATTGGCGTGGCGGCGGCGCTGGTCAGCGGGTTGTCGCGGCGTGGCGAGATTGTGCTGGACTCGCCCCTGCAAATGCTGCGCACCATTCCGTCGCTGGCGCTGGTACCGCTGTTCATTCTGTGGTTTGGCATCGGCGAGTTCACCAAGGTGGCCTTGATCGTGCTGGGCACCACCTTCCCGGTGTACCTGAACCTGTTCTCGGGCATCCGCAATATTGACCCCAAGCTGATCGAAGCTGCCAATACCCTGGGCCTGAACCGTGCCGAACTGATCTGGCACGTGATTTTGCCTGGCGCCTTGCCGTCGTTCTTCGTGGGCCTGCGCTACGCCCT contains:
- a CDS encoding cysteine dioxygenase: MATALNPQRLRHFIGALAELLDRHPEEEAALHRGGELLGELVSHDDWLPDDFAQPNPERYQQFLLHADSRQRFSIVSFVWGPGQQTPIHDHRVWGLIGMLRGAEYSQGFARHPDGSILPEGKRVRLSPGQVEAVSPRIGDIHQVSNAFSDQVSISIHVYGANIGAVHRAVYQPDGSEKLFISGYSNRVLPNIWDLSKENPAP
- a CDS encoding LLM class flavin-dependent oxidoreductase, whose protein sequence is MSIEFIGYIGGQHGSEIHPPSGPVLQREYVEKVARAHEQAGFDRALIAFHSNSPDSTLIASHAASVTERLQFLIAHRPGFAAPTLAARQFATLDVLNGGRTAVHIITGGDDKELRGDGSFLGKEERYARTDEYLEVLRKEWTSPTPFDYSGEYYQFEGAHSAVKTEQPIPLYFGGSSQAAIKVAGKHADVYALWGETYEQVREIVAQVRAEAAKHGRTIRFSLSLRPILAQTEEKAWARADSILQKATTLAEQRGFVRREPANEGSRRLLAAAAQGSRLDKRLWTGIAGLLGAQGNSTSLVGTPEQVAEALLDYYDLGITTFLIRGFDPLEDAIDYGRTLIPLTRQLVAQRQHKVA
- a CDS encoding ABC transporter permease, with amino-acid sequence MSSVFNRTGRSLMTQTSANSPPGYLSITRSTAEAERLRATRHWKVPDFVLRIISPIALLLLWEAASRLGWIPSRVIAAPSQIGDTLWAMIVSGELGKHLWVSLQRAMLGLAIGVSIGVAAALVSGLSRRGEIVLDSPLQMLRTIPSLALVPLFILWFGIGEFTKVALIVLGTTFPVYLNLFSGIRNIDPKLIEAANTLGLNRAELIWHVILPGALPSFFVGLRYALGISWLALVFVEQINTTAGIGFLASDARDFMRTDVIVICLLIYSVLGLVIDGLIRALERYALAWRPSFTRN